The proteins below come from a single Nitrosarchaeum sp. genomic window:
- the glyS gene encoding glycine--tRNA ligase: protein MNYEDVMKLALERGFYFPSCEIYADAQAGFWEYGPSGVSLKNKFLELWRRELIRRDGMMEIDGSQIMSKSVFEASGHLGNFADPIIKCIKCKSTFRADRTIAEISKIEIPESADLIEFDNAVLQNNIKCPKCKGDFEKTRKFNMMFKVGIGPEEEEAYLRPETCQSIFVDFPRLFKTMRGKLPLGIAQVGKSFRNEIAPRQSLLRLREFYQAEIEVFCNPKKLDQMDRFSEIQNTIIRIQTDTKLVSMTCREAVESKVIPNKFVAYYLGILTEFYEKTGIDVTKSRFRKLGDKEKAFYAEVAFDFEVETTIGWLELVACNYRSDYDLSSHAKKSNEKFEVMDNDEKVLPHIFEISMGIDRSLYTILEHSLKDDKENDRIVLSLKPYLSPVHVGVLSLIKKDGLKEKTDDIYLQIKRKCDAFLDHSGAIGRRYRRLDEIGSPFAITVDYQTLEDQTVTIRKRDSMEQSRIKISDLQSIIAESIAYP from the coding sequence ATGAATTATGAAGATGTCATGAAATTAGCACTTGAGCGTGGATTTTACTTTCCAAGTTGTGAGATTTATGCAGATGCACAGGCAGGGTTTTGGGAATATGGTCCTTCTGGCGTAAGTTTGAAAAACAAATTTCTTGAATTATGGCGAAGAGAATTGATAAGAAGAGACGGAATGATGGAAATTGATGGTTCACAGATAATGTCAAAATCTGTTTTTGAGGCGTCAGGTCATTTGGGAAACTTTGCTGATCCAATAATAAAATGTATAAAATGTAAATCAACTTTTAGAGCAGATAGAACAATAGCTGAAATATCAAAAATTGAAATTCCTGAAAGTGCGGATTTGATAGAATTTGATAATGCAGTTTTGCAAAATAACATCAAATGTCCAAAATGTAAGGGGGATTTTGAAAAAACAAGAAAATTCAATATGATGTTTAAAGTAGGAATTGGGCCTGAAGAAGAGGAAGCATATCTTAGACCAGAAACATGTCAATCAATCTTTGTTGATTTTCCAAGACTCTTTAAGACAATGCGAGGAAAATTGCCATTAGGGATAGCTCAAGTAGGAAAAAGTTTTAGAAATGAAATAGCACCAAGACAAAGTCTACTTCGTTTAAGAGAATTCTATCAGGCAGAAATCGAAGTGTTTTGTAATCCAAAAAAGTTAGATCAGATGGATAGATTTTCTGAGATTCAAAATACAATAATTAGAATTCAGACAGATACTAAACTAGTATCTATGACATGCAGAGAAGCAGTGGAATCTAAAGTAATCCCTAACAAGTTTGTGGCATATTATCTTGGGATATTAACTGAATTTTATGAAAAAACTGGCATTGATGTAACAAAAAGTAGATTTAGAAAACTCGGAGATAAAGAAAAAGCATTCTATGCTGAGGTTGCATTTGACTTTGAAGTTGAAACAACAATAGGATGGCTTGAATTAGTTGCATGTAATTATAGATCAGACTATGATCTTTCAAGCCATGCAAAGAAAAGCAATGAAAAATTTGAGGTCATGGACAATGATGAAAAAGTATTGCCACATATCTTTGAGATTTCAATGGGAATTGACAGGAGTCTATACACAATTTTAGAGCATAGTTTGAAAGATGATAAAGAAAATGATAGAATTGTTCTATCTCTAAAACCATATTTGTCGCCTGTTCATGTAGGAGTTTTATCCTTGATAAAAAAAGACGGACTAAAAGAAAAAACCGACGATATTTATCTACAAATTAAAAGAAAATGTGATGCATTTTTGGATCATTCAGGAGCAATCGGAAGAAGATATAGAAGATTAGATGAGATTGGTTCTCCATTTGCAATAACTGTAGATTATCAAACTCTAGAAGATCAAACTGTCACCATACGTAAAAGAGATTCTATGGAACA
- a CDS encoding deoxyribonuclease IV, giving the protein MQIGCHVSISGSIDKAVDNAVERECSAFQIFTRNPRGWHAKDLSNDDITNFKEKLKSSMIDRFATCAHMPYLPNLSTPKVDGFEKSVNTLVNEIERCGKLGIPYLVTHLGSHLGTGKEAGIKQLVKGLNKAGQTKNDVMILLENTAGQKNSVGANFEQLAEIFNQLKPSKKFGVCLDTCHAFVSGYDLRTEKSVKETLKKFDDTVGFENLKILHLNDAKGEISCNLDRHYHIGLGNIGEKGLAEVIKTANKKKIPIILETPIDDTRDDFENIRKVKELA; this is encoded by the coding sequence ATGCAGATCGGATGTCATGTTTCAATATCTGGATCAATTGACAAAGCAGTAGATAATGCAGTAGAGAGAGAATGTTCCGCTTTTCAGATATTTACTAGAAATCCTAGAGGATGGCATGCAAAAGATCTTTCAAATGATGACATTACTAATTTCAAAGAGAAACTAAAATCAAGTATGATAGATAGATTTGCAACATGTGCTCATATGCCATATTTACCAAATTTATCTACGCCAAAAGTAGACGGTTTTGAAAAATCTGTAAATACACTAGTTAATGAAATTGAGAGATGTGGAAAACTTGGTATTCCATATTTAGTTACACATCTAGGCAGTCATCTAGGAACAGGAAAAGAAGCTGGAATAAAACAACTTGTTAAGGGACTAAACAAGGCAGGACAAACAAAAAATGATGTTATGATTTTGCTTGAGAACACAGCAGGGCAAAAAAATTCTGTTGGTGCAAACTTTGAACAATTAGCAGAGATATTTAATCAATTAAAGCCATCAAAAAAGTTTGGTGTTTGTTTGGATACATGTCATGCTTTTGTTTCTGGATATGACCTAAGAACAGAAAAATCAGTCAAAGAAACATTAAAGAAATTTGATGACACAGTAGGATTTGAGAATTTGAAGATTCTTCATCTTAATGATGCCAAAGGTGAGATTAGCTGTAACCTCGATAGACATTATCATATAGGATTGGGAAATATTGGAGAGAAAGGATTAGCCGAAGTAATAAAAACTGCCAACAAGAAAAAAATTCCAATAATTTTGGAAACTCCAATTGATGACACTAGAGATGATTTTGAAAATATAAGAAAGGTCAAGGAGTTGGCGTAG